In Microtus ochrogaster isolate Prairie Vole_2 chromosome 4, MicOch1.0, whole genome shotgun sequence, one genomic interval encodes:
- the Psmd5 gene encoding 26S proteasome non-ATPase regulatory subunit 5 isoform X2, with the protein MKTNDVVRYRVYELIVEIASVSSESLNYCTTSGLVTQLLRELTGEDVLVRATCIEMVTSLAYTHHGRQYLAQEGVIDQISNIIVGADSDPFSGFYLPGFVKFFGNLAVMDSPQQICERYPVFLEKVFEMADSQDPTMIGVAMDTVGILGSSVEGKQVLQKTGTRFERLLMRIGYQAKNASTELKTRCLDAVSSLLYLSPEQQTDDFLRMAESWFSSLSRDSLELFRGISNQPFPELRCAALKVFTAIANQPWAQKLMFNSPGFVEFVMDRSVEHDKASKDAKYELVKALANSKTVAEIFGNSNYLRLRTYLSEGPYYVKPVATTAVEGAD; encoded by the exons atgaaaacaaatgatGTCGTCCGATACAGGGTATATGAG CTAATTGTAGAGATTGCTTCTGTGTCATCAGAATCGTTAAACTACTGTACCACAAGTGGGTTGGTGACCCAGCTCCTGAGAGAGCTGACGGGTGAGGACGTGCTGGTCAG AGCCACCTGTATAGAAATGGTGACGTCACTAGCATATACCCATCATGGACGACAATACCTTGCTCAGGAAGGAGTCATTGACCAGATATCTAATATAATTGTTGGAGCGGATTCAGACCCTTTCTCTGGCTTCTATTTGCCAG gATTTGTGAAGTTTTTTGGAAACCTGGCTGTCATGGATAGTCCTCAGCAGATCTGTGAGCGCTACCCTGTCTTTCTGGAGAAAGTGTTTGAAATGGCGGACAGTCAGGACCCCACCATGATTGGTGTAGCCATGGACACTGTTGGAATTCTGGGATCCAGTGTTGAAGGCAAGCAGGTTTTACAGAAGACAG GAACCCGCTTTGAACGCCTCCTCATGAGGATAGGATATCAAGCAAAGAATGCTTCCACAGAGCTAAAAACTAGATGTTTGGATGcagtttcttctcttctgtatTTATCA CCTGAGCAGCAGACTGATGACTTCCTGAGGATGGCGGAATCCTGGTTTTCCTCCTTATCGCGGGACTCCCTGGAACTCTTTCGTGGCATCAGTAACCAGCCCTTTCCTGAACTACGCTGTGCTGCCTTGAAAGTGTTCACA GCTATTGCAAACCAGCCCTGGGCTCAGAAACTTATGTTTAACAGTCCAGGTTTTGTGGAATTTGTGATGGACCGTTCTGTGGAACATGACAAAGCTTCTAAGGATGCCAAGTATGAactggttaaagcacttgccaatTCCAAGACAGTTGCAGAGATCTTTGGGAACTCAAATTATTTAAGACTCAGAACCTACCTAAGTGAAGGTCCGTACTATGTAAAACCTGTTGCCACGACAGCGGTGGAAGGAGCTGATTGA